TTGAAACGGCGGAATCCATATTGAATGACGGGCGAGCCTTGAAAAAATTTCGGGCGATTTGCGAGGCTCAGGGGGGAATGAGAGAGCCGCCCCGCGCGGACTTTTCTTACGTCCTCGAAGCAAAAAGCCCAGGTCAGGTGGCACAAATCGACAATCGAAAGCTGGCTCGGGTCGCCAAGTTCGCGGGAGCCCCGGCCGCCCCCGCTGCCGGCGTCGAGATCCATGTCCGGCTGGGAGATCGGGTCGAAAAAGGGCAGCCGCTTCTCAGCATTTTCGCGGAGACTCGGGGCGAGCTGGCCTATTCCTTTGACTATCTTTCGGTGCATTTGAATCTTATCGACGTGAAGGTTTGATGAAGCCTTTAATTTTTCCCAGCGAGGATTGGGGGCATTTAGCTCGAAGTCTTTGCCGGTTTCTTCCGGCTGAAAGAGGGAAGCTCGAGGCCCGGTCTTTCCCTGACGGCGAAACTTACCTGCGGATTCGATCCGCTTGCGGCAATCGCCACGCGGTCATTGCGGCCGATTTGAGCCAACCGGATCCAAAAATCCTTAAGCTCATTTTCCTTGCCGAAACCTTGCGGGCTCAAGGCGCAAGTCCCATCGGGCTCGTTGCGCCCTACCTCCCCTATATGCGCCAAGATAAATCCTTCCATCAAGGCGAGGCGGTCACTTCGAAAAGCTTTGCCAATCTTTTATCCGGCCGATTCGATTGGCTGGTCACGGTGGACCCCCATCTCCATCGTTACCGCAGCCTCTCGGAAGTTTATACGATCCCCACCCGGGTCGTTCCTGCGGCGCCTGCAATCGCAGGCTGGATCCGGCGGCGAGTGCGAAAACCCTTTCTTATCGGGCCCGACCAAGAAAGCGAGCAGTGGGTCTCCAAGATCGCGGAGGGAGCCAAGGCACCCTTTGTGATCCTCCACAAGGAGCGCCGGGGCGACCGAAAGGTCACCGTTTCCGCTTCCGGCCTAAACGTTTGGCAGAACCATAGGCCCGTCCTGGTGGATGACATTATTTCCACCGGCAATACCATGATGGAAACGATCCGCCGTTTGAAACGAGCCGGATTTAAAGCGCCGATCTGCATCGGCGTTCATGGGATATTTTCCGGCTCGGCCTATGAGGATTTGCTGAACGCGGGAGCGGGAGAGGTCGTTACAACCAACACCATCCCCCATTCCACAAATAAGATCGACCTCGGCCGAGTATTGGCGGATGCGGCACGGCCGCTTTTAAAGCAATTCTAAGATCGGGGACCATTCAATGGAGCTTCATTCTCACCGCGAGGGGCATGATCATCACCGGATGATGATCAAGGATTTCAAAAAACGTTTTTGGATCTCCCTGGCCTTGACCTTTCCCATCATGGCTCTTTCCCCCATGATCCAAGGTCTCCTTCGCATAAATCTGCGCTTTCGGGGAGACATGGAGATCCTCTTGTTTCTCTCCTCCATCGTCTACTTCTACGGCGGCTGGCCTTTTTTAAAAGGCCTCTATTCCGAATTGAAGGGCAAAAGCCCGGGAATGATGACGCTTATCGGTCTCGCAATCTCGGTGGCGTATATCTACAGCTCCGCGATCGTCTTTGGATTGCAGGGGATGGATTTCTTTTGGGAGCTCGTCACCCTGATCGACATCATGCTCCTCGGCCACTGGCTGGAGATGAAATCCATCTTGGGGGCCTCGCGGGCCCTTGAGCTATTGGTCCAGTTGATGCCTTCCACCGCCCATCGCATAAAAGGGGATCAAATAGAGGATATCCCGCTGGAGGAGCTCGACAAGGGAGACATGATTCTCATTAAGCCGGGAGAAAAAGTTCCTGCCGATGGAGAAATTTTGGAGGGCGAAAGTCACCTTAACGAATCCATGCTCACCGGGGAATCCAAGCCAGTCAAAAAGGGAGAAGGTGACCAAGTGATCGGCGGCTCCATCAATGGAAGCGGCTCTCTGAGAATTAAGGTCCTTCACACGGGCAAAGATTCCTACCTGGCAAAGGTCATCCATCTTGTCCAGGAAGCCCAAAAAACAAAATCCAAGACACAACGGCTGGCCGATCGGGCCGCTCAGTGGTTGACGATCATCGCGCTCGTTACCGGGATCGGCACTTTTACCTTTTGGATACTTTGGGGCGAGTCGCTTGTTTTCTCTTTGGAGCGAATGGTGACGGTCATGGTCATCTCGTGCCCTCACGCCCTTGGTCTCGCCGTTCCCTTAGTGGTGGCGATCTCCACCGCCCTTTCGGCCCAGAGCGGCCTCTTGATCCGCAATCGCACGGCCTTTGAGAATTCCCGAAAGATCTCCACCA
This bacterium DNA region includes the following protein-coding sequences:
- a CDS encoding copper-translocating P-type ATPase, which translates into the protein MELHSHREGHDHHRMMIKDFKKRFWISLALTFPIMALSPMIQGLLRINLRFRGDMEILLFLSSIVYFYGGWPFLKGLYSELKGKSPGMMTLIGLAISVAYIYSSAIVFGLQGMDFFWELVTLIDIMLLGHWLEMKSILGASRALELLVQLMPSTAHRIKGDQIEDIPLEELDKGDMILIKPGEKVPADGEILEGESHLNESMLTGESKPVKKGEGDQVIGGSINGSGSLRIKVLHTGKDSYLAKVIHLVQEAQKTKSKTQRLADRAAQWLTIIALVTGIGTFTFWILWGESLVFSLERMVTVMVISCPHALGLAVPLVVAISTALSAQSGLLIRNRTAFENSRKISTIVFDKTGTLTLGEFGVIRFETATADFSREEILRLAAALEQNSEHPIAVGILKEAKRLKLSSLKADAFKNLTGKGIEAVVEGKEVKVVSPGYLKEKNLEYPNGAFTNAAETVVFVVVRDKIAGFIALADKVRPESSKAIETFRRNKIKIMMATGDNQIVAEAVSKELGLDGYFAEVLPHQKVEIVKELQAEGEFVAMTGDGVNDAPALAQADVGIAVGSGTDVAAETADIILVNSNPKDIAALILFGKATYRKMIQNLLWATGYNTVAVPLAAGVLYKIGILLSPALGAVFMSLSTIIVAFNAQLLKREQASTEEKFQEL
- a CDS encoding ribose-phosphate pyrophosphokinase, which produces MKPLIFPSEDWGHLARSLCRFLPAERGKLEARSFPDGETYLRIRSACGNRHAVIAADLSQPDPKILKLIFLAETLRAQGASPIGLVAPYLPYMRQDKSFHQGEAVTSKSFANLLSGRFDWLVTVDPHLHRYRSLSEVYTIPTRVVPAAPAIAGWIRRRVRKPFLIGPDQESEQWVSKIAEGAKAPFVILHKERRGDRKVTVSASGLNVWQNHRPVLVDDIISTGNTMMETIRRLKRAGFKAPICIGVHGIFSGSAYEDLLNAGAGEVVTTNTIPHSTNKIDLGRVLADAARPLLKQF